Genomic window (Methanobrevibacter sp. TMH8):
CTGAAAAAGAGCTAAAAATAAAGAGTGAAGAATTAGCTAACATTGAAAAAGACCTTGAAGATAAAAATAATGAAATTTTAGAATATGTATCTCATATTCAACGTCTCCAAGCTGATTTTGAAAACTTTAAAAAGCAAAGTGAAAAGCAAAAAGAAGATATCATTAAATTCGCTAATGAAACTTTAATAATAAATTTATTAGACAGCTATGAAGATCTTAATCGTGCTCTTGAACAATCCAAAAATGAAAAAGAGTTAAGAGAAGGAGTGGAGCTAATATACTCAAAACTAAAAAATACTTTAGAAAAGGAAGGTCTTAAAGAAATACCTGCAGAAGGTGAAAAATTCGATCCATTTAAGCATGAAGCCTTAATGGCTGAAGCTAGTGAAGATTATGAAAATGGAGAGATTATGGACGAATTAATGAAAGGATATAGCTTAAAAGACAAAGTAATTAAATATTCTAAAGTTAGAGTTTGTAAAAAATAAATTTTATTAAAGATAAATTTTATAAAAGCAAATTATTATTTTAAAATATAAAAAATATGAAATAAAATAAATTATTATTTTATTTTTATTTTTATCTAGATATTTATCTAGATTTATATTCATATAATTTATTTAAATATTATATAAATTATTTTAATCAATTAAAAACTAAAAAATTAAAAAGATGTATAAAAACTTTATATATCATATAGGTGATAATTATGGCAGATAAAAAAGAAAAAATTATTGGTATTGATTTAGGAACTAGTAATTCCGCAGCAGCAGTTCTTGTTGGTGGAAAACCTACTGTTATTCCAAGTGCAGAAGGAGCTACTCAATATGGTAAAGCATTTCCAAGTTATGTTGCATTTACTGGAGATGGGCAAAGATTAGTAGGAGAACCAGCTAGAAGACAAGCAGTTACAAACCCTGAAAATACTATCAGTGCAATCAAGCGTAGTATGGGAACTGATAGAAAAGTTAAAGTCAATGGAAAAGAATACACACCCCAAGAAATTTCTGCTTTTATCTTACAAAAAATCAAAAAAGATGCTGAATCCTTCCTTGGAGAAGAAGTAAAAAAAGCTGTTATTACTGTACCAGCTTACTTTGATGATAATCAGAGAACAGCTACCAAAGATGCGGGAACCATTGCAGGTCTTGATGTGGTAAGACTTGTTAATGAACCAACAGCTGCAAGTTTAGCTTATGGTATTGATAAACAAGAAGAAGATGAAATTGAAATTATGGTATTTGATTTCGGTGGAGGTACTCTTGATGTAACCATTATGGAATTTGGTGGAGGAGTATTTGAAGTTAAATCTACCAGTGGAGACACCCAACTAGGTGGAACCGATATGGATAATACCATAATGAATTACTTAGCTGATGAATTTAAGAAAGAAACTGGTATCAACCTCATGGACGATGATCAAGCTGTGCAAAGATTGAGAGAAGCAGCTGAAAAAGCAAAAATTGAGCTTTCAACTACTCTCACCAGCGAAGTAAATTTACCATTCATTACAATGGGCTCTGATGGTAGCCCTAAAAATTTAATAAATAACCTTACTCGTGCAAAACTTGAAGAATTAGTTGACCCTATTGTTAAAAAATGTGGAAGTCCAATGGAACAAGCATTAAAAGATGCTAAAATGACAAAAGGAGATATTAACAAAATAATTCTTGTTGGTGGACCTACCAGAATGCCTATAGTTCAAAAATTTGTAGAAAACTACTTAGGAAAAGAAATAGAAAGAGGAATTGATCCTATGGAATGTGTAGCTATGGGAGCAGCTATCCAAGGAGGAGTATTAGCTGGAGAAATTAAAGATCTCGTACTTCTTGATGTTACCCCATTATCTCTTGGTATTGAAACCATGGGAGCAGTTGCAACTAAACTCATAGATCGTAACACAACCATTCCTGCAAAAAAAAGTCAAATATTTTCAACAGCTGCAGACAATCAAACTTCAGTAGATATTCATGTTTTACAAGGTGAAAGACCAATGGCTGCAGATAATACCACTCTTGGAAGATTCCAATTAGTAGGAATCCCAGCTGCACCAAGAGGAATTCCTCAAATTGAAGTTACCTTTGATATTGACGCAAATGGTATAATAAATGTATCTGCAAAAGATAAAGGAACTGGTAAAGAACAAGCTATTACAATTACAGCTTCAACTAAATTATCTGATGATGAAATTGATCAAAAAGTAAAAGAAGCTGAAATGCATGCAGAAGAAGATAAAAAGAAACAAGAAGAAATTGAAGTTAGAAATAACGCAGATTCAATGATTTACACAGCTGAAAAAACTTTAGAAGATCTTAAAGATAAAATTTCCGAAGATGAAAAATCAAAAATAGAAAATCTTGTTAAAGAACTTCGTGAATTAATTCCTAGTGATGATATTGCAGCTATTAAAGAAAAAACTGAAGAATTAACCAAAATTGTTCAAGAAATAGGTGCTAAAATATACCAAGAAGCTCAAGCAGCTGAACAAGCACAACAACAAGGTGCAGGTGCAGATCAAGCTGGAGCAGGTCAAGATCCAAATAAAGAATCTAAAGACGATGATACCATCGATGCTGATTATGAAGTTAAAAAATAATAAATTAGCTAAAAATAAGTTAAATAGAATAGATTAACTAAAAATAAGTTAATAGCCTAAATTAACTAAAATTAGCTAAAATTAACTGAAAATAAAACTGTGACTAAATGTCACAGTTTAAAAATCAGCGAAATAAATATAAAAAATAAATATAAATTGCCTAAAATGATATGATTATTAAAGGATATATATTAGTTATAACATAACTATTATATCCTAAAATATATCTAAAATTTAATGAGATATAAGATATATTAATTAGATTTTATATATCTAAAGTAAAATAATCTAAATTTATATTTATATCTAAATTTTATACCTAAATCTATATAAAAATCCTAAATCTATATAAAAATTTAATATATAAACTTTATATCTAAATTTTATTTTTAAAATTTATCTAATAATTTAATTCAAATTTTTTAATTTAATTTAATTTTATACTTACAGGTGAATAAATGCCAGAAAAGCGTGACTATTATGATGTTCTCGGTGTAGAAAAGGGAGCAGATAAAAAGGAAATAAAAAAAGCTTATCGTAAATTAGCTATGAAATACCATCCAGATGTTTCTGAGGATGAAGGTGCTACTGAAAAGTTCAAAGAGATAAGTGAAGCTTACGCTGTTTTATCCGATGAAGAAAAAAGGAATACATATGATCAATATGGTCATGCTGGTATGGATGGCTTTTCCAATGAAGATATATTTAGAAATGTTAACTTTGAAGACATTTTCCAAGGATTTGGTGGTGGCTTTGATATGGGTAACATTTTTGAAATGTTTGGATTTGGTGGTGGACGTGGAAGAAGTGGTCCTCAACGAGGTTCAGATATATATGCAGAAGTAGATATAACTTTAGAAGAGGCAGCTACTGACATTGAAAAAGAAATAAGCATAAGACGAGACACAGAATGTCCTGTCTGTGAGGGAACAAAATCAGAACCTGGAAGTAATCCTGAAACTTGTCAGACTTGTGGTGGAACAGGTCAAGTAAAACAAGTAACTAATACTATTCTTGGACAGATGATGAATGTTAGACCTTGTCCAGCATGTAAAGGAGAAGGTAAAATAATTACAGACCCTTGTCATAATTGTAATGGTAAAGGTAAAATCAAA
Coding sequences:
- the grpE gene encoding nucleotide exchange factor GrpE, whose product is MANDKKIKDLEEKLKTTSENLELQEKKLKDAEKELKIKSEELANIEKDLEDKNNEILEYVSHIQRLQADFENFKKQSEKQKEDIIKFANETLIINLLDSYEDLNRALEQSKNEKELREGVELIYSKLKNTLEKEGLKEIPAEGEKFDPFKHEALMAEASEDYENGEIMDELMKGYSLKDKVIKYSKVRVCKK
- the dnaK gene encoding molecular chaperone DnaK — translated: MADKKEKIIGIDLGTSNSAAAVLVGGKPTVIPSAEGATQYGKAFPSYVAFTGDGQRLVGEPARRQAVTNPENTISAIKRSMGTDRKVKVNGKEYTPQEISAFILQKIKKDAESFLGEEVKKAVITVPAYFDDNQRTATKDAGTIAGLDVVRLVNEPTAASLAYGIDKQEEDEIEIMVFDFGGGTLDVTIMEFGGGVFEVKSTSGDTQLGGTDMDNTIMNYLADEFKKETGINLMDDDQAVQRLREAAEKAKIELSTTLTSEVNLPFITMGSDGSPKNLINNLTRAKLEELVDPIVKKCGSPMEQALKDAKMTKGDINKIILVGGPTRMPIVQKFVENYLGKEIERGIDPMECVAMGAAIQGGVLAGEIKDLVLLDVTPLSLGIETMGAVATKLIDRNTTIPAKKSQIFSTAADNQTSVDIHVLQGERPMAADNTTLGRFQLVGIPAAPRGIPQIEVTFDIDANGIINVSAKDKGTGKEQAITITASTKLSDDEIDQKVKEAEMHAEEDKKKQEEIEVRNNADSMIYTAEKTLEDLKDKISEDEKSKIENLVKELRELIPSDDIAAIKEKTEELTKIVQEIGAKIYQEAQAAEQAQQQGAGADQAGAGQDPNKESKDDDTIDADYEVKK
- the dnaJ gene encoding molecular chaperone DnaJ; the protein is MPEKRDYYDVLGVEKGADKKEIKKAYRKLAMKYHPDVSEDEGATEKFKEISEAYAVLSDEEKRNTYDQYGHAGMDGFSNEDIFRNVNFEDIFQGFGGGFDMGNIFEMFGFGGGRGRSGPQRGSDIYAEVDITLEEAATDIEKEISIRRDTECPVCEGTKSEPGSNPETCQTCGGTGQVKQVTNTILGQMMNVRPCPACKGEGKIITDPCHNCNGKGKIKENNDINIKIPAGVESGSRLRVPGEGNAGDVEAGYGDLIVLINVKKHEKFERDGANLYYEQQISFPQASLGDTIDIPTIDGEVELKIPPGTQSGSIFRLRGQGMPIIRRNSKGNLYVTANVVVPQKLNDKQKKLLEEFAEISGEEIHTYEKGFFDKFKEAINH